One genomic segment of Sander lucioperca isolate FBNREF2018 chromosome 10, SLUC_FBN_1.2, whole genome shotgun sequence includes these proteins:
- the ptpn23a gene encoding tyrosine-protein phosphatase non-receptor type 23 isoform X1 has protein sequence MEAVPRMPMIWLDLKEAGEFQFSPCVRQFILKNYGENPDTYNEQLKKLETLRQSAVNVTRDFEGCSTLRKYFGQLHYLQSRVPMGTGQEASVPISWTEIFSGKTVTHDDISYEQACILYNLGALHSMLGAMDNRVSEEGMKVSCTHFQCSAGAFSYLRDHFSHNFSVDMSHQILNLNINLMLGQAQECLLEKSMLDNRKSFLVARISAQVVDYYKEACRALENSETASMLGKIQKDWKKLVQMKIYYFASIAHLHMGKQAEEQQKYGERLAYLQSSMDKLSEAIKLAKGQPDSVQDALRFTMDVIGGKFNSAKKDNDFIYHETVPSLETLASVKGAPLVKALPVNPTDPSVTGPDLFAKLVPMAAHEASSLYSEEKAKLLRDVMIKIESKNETLEQFMDSLGLEPESVDNLDMYSHIPPVLMEKCAALSVRPDTVKSLIQSMQGLSGVFTDVESSLREIRDVLEADEAGLRALQEAGGPAAGEVHPAAQAQALAEIRRDLEKYMEAHEKASFTNTELHRAMNLHISNLRLLGGPLESLKEALPRPQLSEEEVAGLQCMKRILGKVQEMREQRGCLEKQLRDLIQQDDITSTLVTTERADMKRIFEEQLKKYEQVKVYIDQNLAAQENILKALTEANVQYASVRKGLSLTEQQWNSTVQGLVGSYEAYEDLMKKSQEGKEFYDDLEAKASRLLERAKTLCQTRAEDRKPALEKETQKKPPARPTAAKPSLNTKASDVDSACSSLEDPELAELSAAILALGGDLPEELRSLPPDIPSFSNTAARLPGHEAFMHPSANLGGSSSLPWPGAPAAGLHRFPANLPPPELLARIAQFPTSGPLHGPMPRGPLPQMPPQMPTQAAVSGYRPPPPQAPQPGLVAPAPVRPSTTTVDSIQGPIPSYASTPHHHVPPAASTGYTVPPQMGAYPQFVPPPGMPIQGPPQPQQQKQLQPYPQPTGQPLPQGYQPGPRAIPGPHPHLQAQQAYPHGYMPPQPGVPPHYQHAFPGQLQPHQQQNGYQPQPQIPQGYQTPQGYVPQQHPQMMPGSMPRPPQGQMPPQTSQPAPPPSQPYLPHLHQQMPPGLPHQHMLPHQQQISMPPNAQQIPHHPQMQIPGGPRGQMPPTSQPMPPVSQNYMPPSSQPLHPTLHPQMSPASQPHMVPGPQVHLPRGPMPQMPPSALPQQHHPHPGQPPIPNMPQQPMRMPSQPQAQPPHSGGVCYPGGAPMMPQQPLAPQPAASQQPQAPLPMTHPQPSTMYPSAPGVNVPASAPQQPTAMGPHGPHVPPAQHMIQPSPGGPSMAQAPNAVPPSPSPSPSPSPSPGPTSLSLNPQQRPTPAPTPGGTALPTLPSPSAVSPSTSQFQRQNSSTDDLLSSSPESQPGGTKAPTNVLQPTKADPQDGERRKKSSQAVLLIQGDPYQTPERVARLHGELERYRAQVDSLEHPSENEGGLSVLDARWKELQDQQEKDARQLSIAIARCYTMKNRHQDVMPYDLNRVVLQSGKDDYINASYVEDLSPYCPRLIATQAPLTGTAADFWLMVYEQKVSMVVMLVSEQELEKGKVVRYFPTERGQQVSQGPITLSLTTQKTTPTHVERMISLQYRDQSLKRTVVHLQFTSWPELGLPDSKSNLLRFIQEVHGHYFHQRPLHTPVVVHCSSGVGRTGVFCLLYAALQELEAGNGIPDLPVLVKKMRQQRKNMLQEKLHLKFCYEAVLKHAEQVLQRHGITTATCSKNTNSAATKDFYVFWSDEPYPRQESQQDLVLGGDMPISSIQATIAKLSIRPPSATDPAMEAVYGLEEQVGTILTVLDSPGEVQLLQDLYPPTDPQPPSSFSPPLTCPTHSPPPPNGLDAASPSTPPSANHQPAPEATPSASPPPACPAPAPSSLELLAAMTPEAFSMEGGGKGKHRVTKQSFLQPAEGQGLHGTRGEEGDDPLSSLDPLWGLGKR, from the exons ATGGAGGCGGTTCCCCGAATGCCGATGATCTGGCTTGATCTGAAGGAGGCTGGGGAGTTCCAGTTCAGTCCGTGCGTCAGGCAG TTCATCTTGAAGAATTATGGAGAGAATCCAGACACCTACAACGAACAGCTGAAGAAACTGGAGACACTGCGGCAG AGTGCGGTAAATGTGACGAGGGATTTCGAGGGATGCAGCACACTGAGGAAGTACTTCGGCCAGCTGCATTACCTCCAGAGCCGAGTACCCATGGGAACGGGCCAGGAGGCTTCTGTTCCAATCTCATg GACAGAAATTTTCTCTGGAAAAACAGTCACCCACGATGACATCAGCTATGAGCAAGCCTGCATTCTTTACAATCTTG GGGCCCTGCACTCCATGTTGGGAGCCATGGATAACAGGGTGTCTGAGgag GGGATGAAGGTGTCGTGCACGCACTTCCAGTGCTCGGCGGGGGCGTTCTCCTACCTGAGAGACCATTTCAGCCACAACTTCAGCGTGGACATGAGCCACCAGATTCTAAACCTCAACATCAACCTTATGCTG GGTCAGGCTCAGGAGTGTCTTCTGGAGAAGTCCATGTTGGACAACAGGAAGAGTTTCCTGGTCGCTCGCATCAGCGCTCAG GTGGTGGATTACTATAAAGAGGCCTGCAGGGCTCTGGAAAACTCAGAGACGGCGTCTATGCTGGGAAAGATTCAGAAAGACTGGAAGAAACTGGTTCAGATGAAGATCTACTACTTTGCTTCTATTGCACat CTTCATATGGGAAAACAGGCCGAGGAGCAGCAGAAGTACGGAGAGCGG TTGGCGTACCTGCAGAGCTCCATGGACAAACTCAGTGAAGCCATCAAGCTGGCCAAG GGTCAACCTGACAGTGTGCAGGATGCCTTGAGATTCACCATGGACGTTATCGGGGGAAA GTTTAATTCTGCGAAAAAGGACAATGACTTCATCTATCATGAGACGGTTCCTTCTCTGGAGACTCTGGCCTCAGTCAAAG GTGCCCCACTGGTGAAAGCGCTACCAGTCAACCCCACAGACCCCAGTGTTACTGGACCAGACCTGTTTGCCAAGTTGGTGCCCATGGCTGCCCATGAAGCTTCTTCGCTGTACAG tgaggAGAAGGCCAAGCTGCTGAGGGACGTCATGATCAAGATTGAGAGCAAGAATGAAACActaga GCAGTTCATGGACTCTCTGGGCTTGGAGCCGGAGTCGGTGGACAACCTGGACATGTACAGCCACATCCCTCCGGTCCTGATGGAGAAGTGTGCTGCTCTCAGTGTCCGACCCGACACCGTCAAGAGTCTCATCCAGTCCATGCAGG GGCTCTCCGGTGTCTTCACCGATGTGGAGTCTTCACTGAGGGAGATCAGAGACGTCCTAGAGGCAGACGAGGCCGGCCTGCGAGCCCTCCAGGAGGCTGGCGGCCCTGCTGCAGGCGAGGTGCACCCAGCAGCGCAGGCCCAGGCTCTGGCTGAGATCCGCAGGGACCTGGAGAAGTACATGGAGGCCCATGAGAAGGCCAGTTTTACCAACACGGAGCTCCACCGGGCCATGAACCTGCACATCAGCAACCTGCGTCTGCTGGGTGGGCCACTGGAAAGTCTGAAAGAGGCCCTGCCCCGACCCCAGCTCAGCGAAG AGGAAGTAGCAGGGCTGCAGTGTATGAAGCGGATCCTGGGGAAGGTGCAGGAAATGAGGGAACAGAGAGGCTGTTTGGAGAAACAGCTCCGCGACCTCATCCAGCAGGACGACATCACCTCCACCCTCGTCACCACAGAAAGGGCAGACATGAAG CGTATATTTGAGGAGCAGCTGAAGAAGTACGAGCAGGTGAAGGTGTATATTGACCAGAATCTGGCAGCTCAGGAGAACATCCTGAAGGCCCTGACCGAGGCCAACGTCCAGTACGCCTCGGTTCGTAAAGGCCTGAGCCTGACTGAGCAGCAGTGGAACAGCACCGTGCAGGGACTGGTGGGCTCGTACGAAGCCTACGAGGACCTGATGAAGAAGTCTCAGGAGGGGAAGGAGTTCTACGACGACCTGGAGGCCAAAGCATCACGTTTGCTGGAAAGAGCGAAGACTCTATGCCAGACCAGGGCAGAGGACAGGAAGCCCGCCTTGGAAAA AGAGACCCAGAAGAAGCCCCCAGCCCGGCCTACAGCAGCCAAACCCTCCTTAAATACAAAGGCTTCAGATGTCGACTCTGCCTGCTCTAGCCTGGAGGATCCAGAGTTGGCCGAGCTTAGTGCAGCCATCTTGGCCTTGGGGGGTGACCTACCTGAGGAGCTCCGAAGCCTCCCGCCGGACATTCCTTCCTTTTCCAACACTGCAGCTCGTCTCCCCGGGCATGAAGCCTTCATGCATCCTTCTGCCAACCTGGGCGGCAGCAGCTCTCTGCCTTGGCCTGGTGCTCCAGCTGCTGGTCTTCATCGCTTCCCTGCCAACCTGCCTCCTCCAGAGCTCCTGGCACGGATTGCTCAGTTTCCTACTTCTGGGCCTCTACATGGACCTATGCCACGCGGACCCCTTCCTCAGATGCCTCCACAAATGCCGACTCAGGCAGCTGTGTCAGGTTATCGGCCACCCCCTCCTCAAGCCCCCCAACCTGGCCTCGTAGCCCCTGCCCCAGTTCGGCCCTCGACCACCACCGTGGATAGCATCCAGGGCCCTATCCCCAGCTACGCCTCTACCCCACACCACCATGTCCCCCCTGCAGCCTCAACTGGCTACACTGTACCTCCACAAATGGGGGCCTACCCCCAGTTTGTGCCTCCACCAGGGATGCCCATTCAAGGCCCACCCCAACcacagcagcagaagcagctgCAGCCGTACCCTCAGCCCACTGGGCAACCACTGCCTCAGGGGTACCAGCCTGGACCGAGGGCTATTCCTGGCCCTCACCCTCATCTCCAGGCTCAGCAAGCCTACCCACATGGATATATGCCCCCTCAGCCTGGTGTTCCCCCCCATTACCAGCACGCATTCCCAGGTCAGCTGCAGCCACATCAACAACAAAATGGCTATCAGCCCCAGCCTCAGATACCCCAAGGCTACCAAACTCCACAGGGCTACGTGCCCCAGCAGCACCCTCAGATGATGCCAGGCTCCATGCCAAGGCCACCTCAGGGCCAGATGCCACCTCAAACTTCTCAGCCAGCACCTCCTCCATCTCAACCCTACCTGCCCCACCTCCACCAACAGATGCCCCCTGGACTCCCTCACCAACACATGTTGCCACATCAGCAACAAATCTCAATGCCCCCTAACGCCCAGCAGATTCCACACCACCCACAGATGCAGATACCGGGTGGTCCTAGAGGACAAATGCCCCCCACAAGTCAGCCAATGCCACCAGTCTCGCAGAACTACATGCCCCCCAGTAGCCAGCCCCTTCACCCTACCCTGCACCCACAGATGTCCCCAGCCTCACAACCTCATATGGTCCCTGGTCCTCAGGTCCACCTGCCAAGGGGCCCTATGCCACAGATGCCCCCCAGTGCACTACCCCAACAACATCACCCCCACCCCGGACAGCCTCCTATACCAAACATGCCCCAACAGCCCATGCGGATGCCCAGCCAACCACAGGCTCAGCCCCCTCATTCTGGGGGAGTATGCTACCCTGGAGGGGCTCCAATGATGCCTCAGCAGCCCCTGGCACCACAGCCTGCAGCTTCCCAACAACCTCAGGCTCCCCTTCCCATGACCCATCCGCAGCCCTCTACTATGTACCCTTCAGCTCCAGGAGTGAATGTACCTGCAAGTGCCCCCCAGCAACCCACTGCCATGGGCCCACATGGTCCACACGTTCCCCCCGCTCAGCACATGATCCAGCCCTCTCCTGGAGGTCCTTCAATGGCTCAAGCACCCAACGCTGTCCCTCCTTCCCCTTCGCCTTCCCCCTCCCCATCTCCCTCGCCAGGTCCTACCTCTCTAAGTCTGAACCCCCAGCAGAGACCCACCCCAGCCCCCACCCCTGGAGGTACAGCTCTACCCActcttccctctccttctgctgtCTCTCCCTCCACATCGCAGTTTCAGCGCCAGAACTCCAGCACAGATGACCTCCTCTCTTCGAGCCCCGAGAGTCAACCTGGAGGCACCAAGGCCCCCACCAATGTCCTCCAACCCACCAAAGCTGACCCACAGGATGGGGAGCGACGCAAGAAGAGCTCCCAGGCAGTTCTCCTGATCCAGGGCGACCCGTACCAAACCCCAGAGCGCGTTGCCCGTCTTCACGGTGAACTTGAACGTTACAGAGCCCAGGTAGATTCCCTGGAGCACCCCTCAGAGAATGAGGGTGGCCTGTCGGTGCTGGACGCCCGCTGGAAAGAGCTCCAGGACCAGCAGGAGAAGGACGCCCGCCAACTCTCGATCGCAATCGCCCGCTGCTACACCATGAAGAACCGTCACCAGGACGTCATGCCCTACGACCTCAACCGCGTGGTGCTGCAATCAGGCAAAGACGACTACATCAACGCCAGCTATGTGGAAGACTTGTCGCCATACTGCCCACGCCTTATTGCCACACAGGCTCCGCTCACTGGCACAGCGGCAGACTTCTGGCTGATGGTGTATGAGCAGAAGGTGTCTATGGTTGTCATGCTGGTTTCAGAGCAGGAGCTGGAAAAG GGAAAGGTTGTGCGCTACTTCCCAACGGAGCGTGGCCAGCAGGTCTCTCAGGGACCAATCACACTCAGTCTGACCACGCAGAAGACCACACCGACACACGTTGAGCGCATGATCAGCCTGCAGTACCGCGACCAAAGCCTAAAACGCACTGTCGTCCATctccagttcacctcctggccGGAGCT GGGGCTTCCTGACAGCAAGAGCAACCTGCTGCGATTCATCCAGGAGGTTCATGGACACTACTTCCACCAGAGGCCCTTACACACACCTGTCGTGGTGCACTgcag cTCGGGCGTGGGACGCACCGGCGTCTTCTGTCTGCTGTACGCTGCGCTGCAGGAGCTGGAGGCAGGAAACGGGATCCCAGACCTTCCAGTGCTGGTGAAGAAGATGAGACAACAGAGGAAGAACATGCTACAGGAGAAG CTCCACCTGAAGTTCTGCTATGAGGCCGTGTTGAAGCACGCTGAGCAGGTCCTTCAGAGACACGGGATCACTACCGCCACCTGCAGCAAGAACACCAACTCTGCAGCCACAAAG GATTTCTACGTGTTCTGGTCAGACGAG CCTTACCCGAGACAGGAGTCCCAGCAGGACCTCGTCCTCGGTGGTGACATGCCCATCAGCTCCATCCAAGCCACCATCGCCAAGCTCAGCATCCGGCCGCCGAGCGCCACAGACCCAGCCATGGAGGCCGTCTATGGCCTGGAGGAGCAGGTTGGCACCATCTTAACCGTCCTCGACTCGCCGGGTGAAGTCCAGCTGCTCCAGGACCTCTATCCACCCACAGATCCCCagcccccctcctctttcagcCCGCCTCTCACCTGCCCTACCCACTCTCCACCACCACCCAACGGCCTGGACGCGGCCTCCCCCTCCACGCCCCCATCAGCCAACCACCAGCCAGCCCCGGAGGCTACGCCCAGCGCCAGCCCGCCCCCTGCTTGCCCTGCTCCGGCTCCCTCGTCACTGGAGCTGCTGGCCGCGATGACGCCCGAGGCCTTCTCCATGGAGGGAGGGGGCAAAGGGAAGCACAGGGTGACCAAGCAGAGCTTCTTGCAGCCAGCGGAGGGTCAGGGTCTCCACGGGACTCGAGGGGAGGAAGGCGACGACCCGCTCAGCAGCCTGGACCCGCTCTGGGGCCTCGGCAAGCGCTGA